The following DNA comes from Winogradskyella sp. PG-2.
ATTTTCCGTAATCGCGTTATCTATATCTGCTTTGGTAACTAATTTATATTCATAATTATAAATCTTATCTAAATTAGACTTAAAGTCGTCGTCAACAGCCTCTCTATCAATATATAAAGTCATATTTTTTAAAGATTCTGCTGAATCACGCTGATCAAATCCATTTTCTTTAAATTCTTTATAACGTTTCCACATTGTTTTAGGGTCTATTTCCAAATACGTATATAATAGTTGTTCTATTTTTTGAATTTGCCTGTAAACACTACCTAATGTAGATTCTTCATCGAAATCAAAACCGTATTGATGTACAGGTCTTTTTTCTCCGCAATTCCCTAGCGTGAATAGTTGTTTAGCACTTGTCATCATATTTGGAGCTCCACCTTTTTTATGCATAAAATAAGCTTTTGAATCATCTTTTCTATAAGACTTTTTATACTCTTTTTCAGTAATGTACATGATGCTATCATTGATATCCCATTCACTTTCAAAGGTTTTTTTGATATAATTATTGTATTTAATATCGATGTCTTTCTTTTCCTCTTTAAGAACAACCAAAAGAGTCTTGCTTTTAAAATCAACAGCTTTTTCTTTGAATTTAGTCATAATTTTACTGCCACGTTGCCCACTTAATGCTGAGATAGATATTAAAGCAATAAAGGTTAAAACGATATGTTTTTTCATAAAATAAGTTTTAATGATAATCTAAGTTAAAAATAATTATTGCAATACACTTAACTCTTTATTCTAATATTATAACTTTGCCTGCTAGTAAATCGCCTTATCGATTCTAAATTTATTTAGGGTAGGAAAGTCCGAACACCATAGTGCAATCATAGTGGTTAACAGCCACCAGTCGTAAGGCTAGGAAAAGTGCAACAGAAAGTATGTACAGGTAATGCTGTAGTGAAACCAGGTAAACTCTATGTGGTGCAATGTCATGTATACTAACGTTCGAGTGTACACGCGCGATTGTTAGAGGGTAGGCAGCTAAAGTTTGCTGGTAACAGTAAACGAAGATAAATGATAAGGGCTCTTTTTAGAGTACAGAATTCGGCTTATAGATTTGCTTAATTAAACAAGCCTCATGTTTTACATGAGGCTTTGTTTTTTTAGTCTTCGTTTTCTTTAATTTCAAAAAAACTGAACATATTACCACCATAGCTTTTAGAATGGGAGTAATACTCTAAATTACTTAAATCAGTATGTTTAGAATGTTCAACAATTAACAAGCCTTCGTCTTCTAACAACTGGTTTTTAAATACTAAATCAGGAATTTTTGAAAAGACTTCAATTTCAAAATCGTAGGGAGGATCTGCAAAAATTATCGTATGCTTTTGCTTGGTCTTTTCAAGAAACTTAAATACATCGCTTTTTATGGTGTTAATTGACATTTCAAAAGATTCAGCAGTTTCATTGATGAATTTTATGCAACCAAAATTATCATCTACTGCTGAGATTTTTTCTGTACCACGTGAAGCAAATTCATAACTTATGTTGCCAGTACCAGCGAACAAATCGAGCACAGAAATATCATCAAAATAATATTGATTATTTAAAATATTAAATAAAGCTTCTTTCGCCATATCTGTAGTTGGACGAACAGGTAGTTTTTTTGGTGCTGTGATTCGTCTTCCTTTATATAGGCCAGATATAATGCGCATTAAAATGAGTTTAAAATTAAATAATGCGTTTTATATGCATTATTTGAGATTGTTGATTCGAGATTGTAAGCTAAGAAATTTTCAACAAAATAGATATGCCTAACGTATGTATAGATGATATCATAAAGTCCATCTTCTTTGGAAATATTTCCACTAAGGTAAACAAAGGTAGTTTCAACATTTAAATTTAGTTGTTCAAAAACAAATAATATATAATAGATAAAATCTTCTTTTGAATTGTATTCAAAAGAATTAAAAAGCATAAGACTTTTCTTTTCTGATACAATGACCTCTAATGTGTTATCATTAACATTAACATTAACAGTTGTTTCGTCCCTTCGATTGTTTTGTAGAATACTATCAATTAAAACACTAGAGGCATGTTTGTATACAAATTCACCAAAGGTTTCAAAAATGTAATTATTTATATTTACATAAGGCACATAAACATTACTACTATCATTTATTACAATATCATCATGCGCAATAAGATCGGTTTTAAGAATTTTAGAATTAAATTTTAGGTAATCTGCTTTATTATTTTCGTTATATAAAGCATTAGGTACCAAAGTTGCTAGTTCATTTTGATGAATAACTGTAACTGAATCAAAGTCTTCGGAGAATGAGGTGCTGCTACTAAGCTCTGTCTTTAAACGATTAAGAACATCAAATGGATTCAACTTTTGCCCAAAGGCAGTAGTTTTTAGAAATTCAATGGTATTAGAAGTTCTGTTTAGTATACAAAAAGAAAGCCCATTCAAATTCACTTGAATGGACAGTTCCTTAATATTATTTTTAGTCAAAATTACTCTTTGATTGTAAGATCTTTACCCCAATTTCCATTAGTAGTAACTTCTTCCATAGAACCTATTTTTACAGATTCACCTTTAACACCAGCAACAGAAAATGCTTGTCTTTCTTGCTCAATTAGATATTTATCTTCACCATCTAAAACTAAAGATTTGTCTACACTCGCTTCAAACACAGGGATTTCATCTAGTTTACCAGCTTTTAAAGTGAATTCTGCGCCTGCCTTTCCAATTCCAACATTCATCATAGTTTTATAACGATCACTTCCTTTAAATATAGAATCTTTTACAGAGTAAAAACTTAATGTATCAATTAATGTTATAGTTTTAAAAGTTTCAACACCACCAAAGGCTGCTGTTCTTTCAACATCTAAAACTAAAGTGTCACGTCTTTGTGTAATAGGTACTTGACCATTGTCAACAAAACTTATTAACTTTTTAAAGTCACCAGCAAATTCACCATTCACTTCTTTGTAAGCTAATTGCGAATCTCTAACATCTATTAATCTGTCTATAACAACTTTATAACGCTCTATTTTTGTTTTCTTAAACTTAATATCTTTATAAACAGAATTAAATGTTATAAAGCCTAACCAAATAATTATAGCCCATAGAACAATATTAACGATTGGTTTTAATTTCTTTGGTACAAATTTGTCAATTAACCAAACAATACCAATGGTTAATAATATAATAACTACAATTGCTATAATTACTTTCATATATGTGTTTATTAATTAGGTCTATCGCAAATCTACAATTTTTTTTTGTTCGTTAAAACTATCTAAATAAAAATCATTCAAAATAAACAAGTAAAGTGCTGAGTCTCATTTAAAATCTAGAATAATGCTATCTTGCTGTATATTTATTTATCTATGATTTCTAATGCTTCTGCATTTTATACTTTACTAAAATCTAAGTTTCCTTTTTCGCCAACTTCCAAGCAAGATATGGTGTTAATGCAGCTATCTCAATTTATTTTTGACACTAACAAGAGCGCATTATATTTACTTAAAGGTTATGCTGGAACAGGAAAAACGAGTATCATTGGCACTATTGTTTCTAACTTATGGCAAGCAAAAAAAAGTGCTATTTTATTAGCTCCAACAGGAAGAGCTGCCAAAGTAATTTCTAATTATTCTAAGAAGGAAGCATTCACAATTCACAAAAAAATATACTTTCCGAAGAAAGAAAAAGGAGGTGGAGTAAAATTTGTAATGCAGCCAAATAAACATAGAAACACAATTTTTATTGTTGATGAAGCTTCTATGATACCAGATACTCCATCTGGTTCTAAATCATTTGATAGTAGTTCTTTACTTGATGATTTAATGCAATACGTCTATTCTGGCCATCAGTGCAAGCTGCTTTTAATTGGTGATAAAGCACAGCTTCCACCTGTAAAATCTGATTTAAGTCCTGCGTTAGATGTAGATAAACTGAGCTTAAATTATTATAAAGACGTGATTGGAATTGAACTTGATGAAGTGGTAAGACAAGAACAAGATTCTGGTATTTTAGAAAATGCTACAGAATTAAGGTCGGTTTTAGAGTCTACGATTTATGAAAGTTTTAAATTTAATCTTAGTCCATTTAAAGATATAGTAAGACTTGTTGATGGCTATGAAATTATGGATGCTATTAATGATGCATATAGTAATGAAGGTTATGAAGAGACAGCAATAATTGTAAGAAGTAATAAACGCGCCAATGCATACAATCAACAAATTAGACAGCGTATTTTATTTAACGAAAGCGAATTGTCTGCTGGTGATTATTTAATGGTGGTTAAGAATAACTATTTTTGGATTAAACCTACTACAGAAGCTGGCTTTATTGCTAATGGTGATATCATAGAATTACTAGAAATCTTCAGTATAAAAGAATTGTATGGTTTTAGATTTGCTGAAGTGAAAGTAAAAATGGTAGACTATCCTAAAATGCGTCCATTTGAAACAGTTTTACTTTTAGATACTATAGATGTAGAAAGCGCATCTTTGAGTTATGAAGAATCTAATCGATTATATCAGGAAGTGTCTAAGGATTATGAAGACGAACCTTCAAATTATAAACGTTTTCTAGGAGTTAAGAACAATAAATTTTTCAATGCGCTACAGGTTAAATTTTCTTATGCTATTACATGCCATAAGTCCCAAGGTGGTCAATGGAATACAATTTTTGTAGAACAACCTTATTTACCAGAAGGTATGAATAGGGATTACATACGGTGGTTATATACCGCAATTACTAGAGCTAAGGATAAACTCTATTTAATTGGATTTAAAGATGATATGTTTGTTGAAAATGATTTAAATTAGAAGTATGACAATGGAAACAATTTTAATATATTTCTAGGAGTTGGGCTAGCTGCTTCGGTAGGTTTTAGAGTTTTTTTGCCTTTATTCGCATTAAGTTTGGCAACCTATTTTGGAAAATGGGATCTTAATGAATCCTGGCTTTGGATTGGTAGTTCTACTGCAGTTATTACTCTTGGTATTGCAACCTTAGTAGAGATAGCGGCATATTATATTCCTGTAATAGATAACCTTTTAGATACTATTGCGATTCCTTTAGCAACTATTGCAGGTACTGCAGTTATGGTATCTACAGTTGCAGATTTAAGTCCTGTGGTAACTTGGGCGTTAGCTATCATTGCTGGTGGAGGTACAGCTGCAGCTGTGAAAAGTTCGGCGAGTACCACACGATTAGGTTCAACCATATCTACTGCAGGTATTGGAAATCCTTTAGTTTCTTCTATTGAAACAGGTACATCTTTAGTCATGTCTATAGTTTCTATATTTTTGCCAATTGTTGCTATTATTCTCGTTATATTCATCTTTTATATTGTTTTTAAAATCTATAAAAAGTTAAAACCTAGTAAGTCAAAATCATCCTAAAGCCGTATTTTTGAATCCTATAATTACAGATAGATGAAGATAATTTCCATGATTCCTGCACGTTATAGTGCATCTCGATTTCCGGGTAAATTGATGCAAAATTTAGCAGGTAAATCTGTGATTTTAAGGACATATGAAGCTACTGTTGCTACTAAACTCTTCTCTGATGTTTATGTGGTCACAGACAGCTCTATTATCTATGACGAAATAGCAAATAATGGTGGTAAAGCCATCATGAGTAAGAAAGAACACGAGTCTGGAAGTGATAGAATTGCTGAAGCAGTTGCAGATGTAGATTGTGATATTGTTGTTAACGTACAAGGTGACGAACCCTTTACTGAGCGCGAAAGTTTGCATAAAGTTCTAGAGGTTTTTAGAGATGATGTTGATAAAACTATTGATTTGGCGTCGCTTATGGTAGAAATTTCCCATTGGGACGAAATCAACAATCCTAATACCGTAAAAGTAATTGTAGATCAAAATAATTTTGCTTTATACTTTTCTAGAAGCCCAATTCCTTTTCCAAGAGATAAAAATGTTGGAGCACGTTATTTTAAACATAAAGGCATATATGCGTTTAGAAAAGATGCCATTTTAGATTTTGCTGTTTTACCTATGAAATACATTGAAGCATCTGAAAAGATAGAATGTATACGCTATTTAGAATATGGTAAACGTATAAAAATGGTAGAAACTGAAGTACAAGGAGTTGAGATTGATACTCCTGAAGATTTAGAAAGAGCGAAGCGTTTGTGGAAGTGAATTATAATAACATAAAAGTAATTGGCTTTGATGCTGATGATACCCTTTGGGTTAATGAAACGTACTTTAGAGATGCAGAAGAACAAGTAGGTAGACTATTATCACATTACGAAACACCAAATAAGATAGACCAGGAGTTGTTTCGGATGGAAATTAAAAACCTTCCGACGTATGGTTATGGTGTTAAGGGGTTTATGTTGTCTATGATAGAATTAGCACTAGAATTGTCTAATGGTACAGTTTCTAATAAAGTAATTTCAAAAATGTTAGATATTGGTAAGGATATGATTAATAAGCCTATAGAATTATTAGAGGGCGTAGAAGATGTGCTTAAGACCTTGTCTAAAGATTATAAATTAATTGTCGCAACAAAAGGCGACTTGCTAGATCAAGAACGAAAGTTAGAAAAATCGGGATTGATTGATTATTTTCATCACGTTGAAGTACTAAGTGAAAAAGAAGATGCCAACTATGAGAAACTTTTAAAGCATTTAGAGATAAAGCCTTCAGAGTTTTTAATGATTGGTAACTCTTTAAAATCTGATATTTTGCCTTTATTAAATATTGGTGCAGAAGCTATTCATATTCCATTTCATACAACTTGGGAACATGAAAAAGTTAATGAAAAGGATACAAATGGTGCCAAATATAAAATTGTAGAAAGTTTGACCGAAATTATTAAGTTGTTACAATGAAAATTGTAGATATAGATACTTGGAATCGTAAAGAGCTCTACAATCATTTTATACGGCTTAAGGATCCTTATTTCGGTGTAGTTATTCCATTTGATGTAACTAAAGCTTATGATTATGCTAAGGGACAGAAGATTAGTTTTTTTGCTCAGTATTTGCATAGTTGTATGAAAGCAGTTAATGAAGTTGATAATTTTCGTTACCGAATAATTGATAATAAAGTTGTTGATTATGATGTAATACATGCGTCGGCTACTATTATGAGAGAAGATAAAACTTTTGGGTTTTCATTTATAAATTATGATGAAGATTTGGATGTATTTATAAATAATTTGAAAAAAGAAAAAATTAGAATTCAAAATTCGTATGACTTATATCCACCAGTTAACAGTCAAGATTGTATTCATTGTTCTGCTTTACCTTGGTTTAAGTTTTCTGGTCATAAAGAACCAGTATCAGGAATTATGGATTCTGTACCAAAAATTGCATTTTCAAAAGCAGAAAAAAGTAATGGAAAACTAATGATGAATGTTTCTATTAATGTTAATCATGCCTTAGTTGATGGTTATCATGTTGGACTTTTTGAAGAAAAGTTTCAATTTAATTTAAATACTTAGTTAATACGAAGTTTGTTTTTATTTTTGTTAAAGATTTAGAGTAAATGATATATAAGAATTATCCAATGGTGTCTAGAGTTGTTTTTGGACGTGGAAGTTTTAATCAGCTAGATGAAATTCTCTCACCAAAGCGCAATGGACGTAATGCACCATTTATATTTTATGTTGACGATGTGTTTAAAGGCAACCACTGGTTGACCTCTAGAATTACTTTGTCTTACAAGGATAAAATCATTTATATACCTACAAAGGAAGAGCCGAAAACCTCTCAAATAGATCAGCTGGTAGAAGATATTATACTTGAGTATAGTGAATTGCCATCTGGTATTATTGGTATTGGAGGAGGTATTGTTATGGATATTGCAAAAGCGGTATCATTGATGCTTACCAATAAAGGAGAGTCAAAAGATTATCAAGGTTGGGATTTGATTAAATATCCTGCCATTTATCATGTTGGTATTCCAACAATTTCTGGTACAGGCGCAGAAGTATCTCGTACTACAATTTTAACTGGTCCAGAAAGAAAACTTGGTATTAATAGTGATTACACGCCTTTTGATCAAGTGATTTTAGACCCAGAATTAGCTAAAGATGTACCTAAAGATCAATGGTTTTATACAGGTATGGATTGTTTTGTGCATTGTGTAGAGTCACTTAACGGAACTTATTTAAACGCTTTTAGTGAGAGTTATGGTCAAAAAGCTTTCGAATTATGTCAAGAGATATTTTTAGATGAAACTTTAAGTAAGAAAGACGCAGAAGATAAGCTAATGATGGCATCATGGCATGGAGGAATGAGTATTGCTTATTCTCAAGTTGGGATTGCGCATGCTATGAGTTACGGTTTAGGTTATTTACTTGGTGTAAAACATGGTATAGGAAACTGTATCGTATTTGATCATTTAGAAGAATATTATCCAGAAGGTGTTAAGTTGTTCAAGGATATGAAGGCTAAACATAATATTCAATTACCACAAGGTATCTGTGCAGACTTAGAAGATTATCAATTTGACACAATGATCGATGTTGCTTTAAGCTTAGAGCCACTTTGGGAAAATGCAATTGGTAAAAACTGGAAAGCAATAATCACACGCCAGAAGTTGTTAGAGCTATACAAAAAGATGTAGCATGCGTTGGTTAGCAAAATTCATTTATTTTAAATTAATGGGCTGGAAAGTTGTTGGAAACACTAACTTTTCAAAAGATACTGTGAAAAAAGCAGTTATTATTGCCTTACCTCACACAAGCTGGCATGACTTCTACATTGGTATTCTCTTAAGAAAAGTCACTAGAGTTAAAACAAATTTTGTTGGTAAGAAAGAACTCTTTACCTGGCCTTTTGGCTATTATTTTAGAGCTGTAGGAGGAAAAGCATTAGATAGAACGTCTGGTCAGAATAAAGTTGAAGCTATAGCTAAATTGTTTGATGAAGAAGAAGAATTTAGACTGGCATTAGCACCGGAAGGCACGAGAAAAAAAGTCGAAAACTGGAAAACGGGATTTTATTATATAGCTAAAGCAGCAAAAGTTCCAATTATAATGTTTACTCTCGATTTTAAAAATAAACAAAACAGGGTTTCAAATCCGTTTTATCCTACTGATGATATTGAAGCAGATTTTAAGTTTATGAAGGCGTTTTACAAAGGAGTAGAAGGAAAGGTAAAAGCCAATAGTTGATTATTTTCTATCTTTAAGCTCGTACATAAATTTTAGACCACTCCAATCTTCATCTATTGCAGCGACCTTAATATCTACTAATCCAGTTTCTAAAACAATAGCGCGTACTATTTCTCTATTAATATCGGTTTCAATTTTAGATTTTCCTTTAGGCGAACTCAACCAAAGTATACCTTTTTGTTTTAAGCCAGCTTTTAAACTTGTAACTGTTTTGGTTAATTCTTTATTTTTAGTAAAAAATCCGTGTATAAAATCTAATTCATCTGCTTTTATG
Coding sequences within:
- a CDS encoding 1-acyl-sn-glycerol-3-phosphate acyltransferase translates to MRWLAKFIYFKLMGWKVVGNTNFSKDTVKKAVIIALPHTSWHDFYIGILLRKVTRVKTNFVGKKELFTWPFGYYFRAVGGKALDRTSGQNKVEAIAKLFDEEEEFRLALAPEGTRKKVENWKTGFYYIAKAAKVPIIMFTLDFKNKQNRVSNPFYPTDDIEADFKFMKAFYKGVEGKVKANS
- a CDS encoding DUF3822 family protein gives rise to the protein MTKNNIKELSIQVNLNGLSFCILNRTSNTIEFLKTTAFGQKLNPFDVLNRLKTELSSSTSFSEDFDSVTVIHQNELATLVPNALYNENNKADYLKFNSKILKTDLIAHDDIVINDSSNVYVPYVNINNYIFETFGEFVYKHASSVLIDSILQNNRRDETTVNVNVNDNTLEVIVSEKKSLMLFNSFEYNSKEDFIYYILFVFEQLNLNVETTFVYLSGNISKEDGLYDIIYTYVRHIYFVENFLAYNLESTISNNAYKTHYLILNSF
- a CDS encoding ATP-dependent RecD-like DNA helicase; translated protein: MISNASAFYTLLKSKFPFSPTSKQDMVLMQLSQFIFDTNKSALYLLKGYAGTGKTSIIGTIVSNLWQAKKSAILLAPTGRAAKVISNYSKKEAFTIHKKIYFPKKEKGGGVKFVMQPNKHRNTIFIVDEASMIPDTPSGSKSFDSSSLLDDLMQYVYSGHQCKLLLIGDKAQLPPVKSDLSPALDVDKLSLNYYKDVIGIELDEVVRQEQDSGILENATELRSVLESTIYESFKFNLSPFKDIVRLVDGYEIMDAINDAYSNEGYEETAIIVRSNKRANAYNQQIRQRILFNESELSAGDYLMVVKNNYFWIKPTTEAGFIANGDIIELLEIFSIKELYGFRFAEVKVKMVDYPKMRPFETVLLLDTIDVESASLSYEESNRLYQEVSKDYEDEPSNYKRFLGVKNNKFFNALQVKFSYAITCHKSQGGQWNTIFVEQPYLPEGMNRDYIRWLYTAITRAKDKLYLIGFKDDMFVENDLN
- a CDS encoding HAD family hydrolase — encoded protein: MEVNYNNIKVIGFDADDTLWVNETYFRDAEEQVGRLLSHYETPNKIDQELFRMEIKNLPTYGYGVKGFMLSMIELALELSNGTVSNKVISKMLDIGKDMINKPIELLEGVEDVLKTLSKDYKLIVATKGDLLDQERKLEKSGLIDYFHHVEVLSEKEDANYEKLLKHLEIKPSEFLMIGNSLKSDILPLLNIGAEAIHIPFHTTWEHEKVNEKDTNGAKYKIVESLTEIIKLLQ
- the kdsB gene encoding 3-deoxy-manno-octulosonate cytidylyltransferase, with translation MKIISMIPARYSASRFPGKLMQNLAGKSVILRTYEATVATKLFSDVYVVTDSSIIYDEIANNGGKAIMSKKEHESGSDRIAEAVADVDCDIVVNVQGDEPFTERESLHKVLEVFRDDVDKTIDLASLMVEISHWDEINNPNTVKVIVDQNNFALYFSRSPIPFPRDKNVGARYFKHKGIYAFRKDAILDFAVLPMKYIEASEKIECIRYLEYGKRIKMVETEVQGVEIDTPEDLERAKRLWK
- the rsmD gene encoding 16S rRNA (guanine(966)-N(2))-methyltransferase RsmD codes for the protein MRIISGLYKGRRITAPKKLPVRPTTDMAKEALFNILNNQYYFDDISVLDLFAGTGNISYEFASRGTEKISAVDDNFGCIKFINETAESFEMSINTIKSDVFKFLEKTKQKHTIIFADPPYDFEIEVFSKIPDLVFKNQLLEDEGLLIVEHSKHTDLSNLEYYSHSKSYGGNMFSFFEIKENED
- a CDS encoding DUF3052 family protein translates to MSSGYSKIPLAKKLGLKADFKIYLFNAPDYYHDLFDEQSDNIHYLTSIKADELDFIHGFFTKNKELTKTVTSLKAGLKQKGILWLSSPKGKSKIETDINREIVRAIVLETGLVDIKVAAIDEDWSGLKFMYELKDRK
- a CDS encoding CatA-like O-acetyltransferase, coding for MKIVDIDTWNRKELYNHFIRLKDPYFGVVIPFDVTKAYDYAKGQKISFFAQYLHSCMKAVNEVDNFRYRIIDNKVVDYDVIHASATIMREDKTFGFSFINYDEDLDVFINNLKKEKIRIQNSYDLYPPVNSQDCIHCSALPWFKFSGHKEPVSGIMDSVPKIAFSKAEKSNGKLMMNVSINVNHALVDGYHVGLFEEKFQFNLNT
- a CDS encoding iron-containing alcohol dehydrogenase family protein, whose product is MIYKNYPMVSRVVFGRGSFNQLDEILSPKRNGRNAPFIFYVDDVFKGNHWLTSRITLSYKDKIIYIPTKEEPKTSQIDQLVEDIILEYSELPSGIIGIGGGIVMDIAKAVSLMLTNKGESKDYQGWDLIKYPAIYHVGIPTISGTGAEVSRTTILTGPERKLGINSDYTPFDQVILDPELAKDVPKDQWFYTGMDCFVHCVESLNGTYLNAFSESYGQKAFELCQEIFLDETLSKKDAEDKLMMASWHGGMSIAYSQVGIAHAMSYGLGYLLGVKHGIGNCIVFDHLEEYYPEGVKLFKDMKAKHNIQLPQGICADLEDYQFDTMIDVALSLEPLWENAIGKNWKAIITRQKLLELYKKM